TAGACAGAAAAATTGGCATTTTTcctatttattttaattaacaatttgataagaaataaatacatttaaaaccTCGAAATTAACTTCTCTTAATTTAACCGCTTACTATTTGGggcttaaaataaataataaatagataacTAGATAAAAAAGGTCTTTGATAAAGTGTTATTTTGTCAATTTCAAGCAACAATGGAAAGAAATATCTGAtgctttcaaatgttttcatttcatttgttttcatttggctTGATGATTGATACaacagattttatattttaggtGTTGCAGGGATTTGATGCAGTGCATAAACCAACAAAAATCCACTTATAACatcttaaatgttaaaataaaaataaacataaacataacctTCATCATACTGATAAACTTGATACTCTGGAGGCTGATAAACTTTGCAGATTAACGTCATTATAGAAATTTCATGTTACAGGACATTTCGAAAGGAAAAAagattttcttctctttttttcttttcttacctTCTTTATTGACTTTTTTATCGTGATGGTGGAGGTCTGAGTTAtgataaaactgaaatttgtAGGAATAAATCTATTTTGtatctaatatttttttcttattaagTAAAATGAAGAAGACTATAAACGAATCTTTACGCTAGTTTTAgcgtatttttatttttgcgTATTTCACgaaaatacacatttacataATGTTCTGAAACAAAGGGCATTCGTGGTTTtcggagaaaaaaaaactaatttctGTGAATGTGAGCTATATTTAGAGGATTTAACAAGCTTATCATTTCTCGCTACACCGATGTTCACATCGGCATCATTACCATCAAAATATTCGttttctaaatatattttttgggGGTTATTTTTGGCCGTTTCCTTCGGAACAGAACGGTCGTAAcgctttttaaataaaaatctaatggTCATGGTTCATCCaccttttattttccacttctcTACAATAATGTCTCTTGAATCAAAATCTCCTTTTGTTCATATTGCTGGcttggattttcttttcttttctttttttcttttctttttttttgcacacttctGAACTTCAGTGTACCCAAGTGAAAAGCTTTGGCTAATAACACGTCTCAGCCATCCGGGCTCCCGTGTTTGGGGTGTAGAGAAGGAAAGTTTACCTGTGGTGAACAGCACGATGGCCTTAATGCAGCTGTACTCTGCCGAATCCACGTGCAGCACCTTCAGCTTCTCCACCTGCTCCTGGAAGACCCGGATGTGGTCCATGAAGGCCACCACCCGGTCCGCGGACATCGGGGAGGCGTGGAGGCCGGCGGCGGCCAGCAGCGGGGCGACATGAACGGGCATGGAGCACTGGGCGGCGTTCAGGACGAACAGTTCGCTCCAGGTGAGGCGGAGCAGAGCCACCTGGTCCGTTACCTGCAGGTCCGGGAAGAAAGGGATGTTGCGAGCCCACTCCACGGCGCTGAAGAGCATCCGGGCCGCTAGCTCACAGATGTTCTCTATGCCCATGATGTTGTTGCTCTGCAGGCACTGGGAGCCGAACCTGGAGGTCGGGTAGGGCTCGGCCCGCAGGAGGAGTGAGATGTATCCCGACAGGTATGAATGACACTGTAGAGGGTCTCCGTTCGTCAGAGCAAACTGGCCGTGGTAAGACTGGGTAGGAAGCCTGCCCCTCTGAACAGCTGTAAcgaaaaacagcagaaatacatATCAAGTCCAGCTGGAAAGCGACTAATGGGGCCTACAACACAGAttatatttacagaaaaaaacgGTAAAATGCACGAGACGCCTTGAAAGATCTTGAAAACTCCCACACATTGTTGCCTTTTAACCATTTGAGTTCATTTTTGCGGTCAGTGGTAGCCTATGGCATGAATAAGTGTTTTAGACACTTCCTGGAGAAACGTCCCAATCAGCTCAGCGCTCGTGAATCACGGCCTGCAGGTAACGGCATGCAAGATTTTTCAAATATTCTGCGCAGTTATTCAAAATTGTTTAAATTCAAGAAGTGTCTTGTTTGCACCTTGAACTCATTTCCTCTGATATTAGCTACTGTCTGGCGAGTACCTAGCTTGTAGCCTGTTCTAATGGTAGCCTGTGTTTTTTACTCATTAATTTTTGATGGTGAAATATGCATTCAGTTGTATTTGAATTTACAACAAAACTGTTCTTATAACCCTCAAATACCACTGAGTCATTTTGGATGCGCATTAAGGCCACAGTAGGCTACGCTGGGCCTGTGCTACCGGCACGCATTATGAATacgagtacacacacacagacacacacacacacacacacagtgcacagtcCACATGCAAACTCAGAAACGACCAAAAACGTCACAGACACAAGCGTTGCAATTTAAACAAagtaatattaaaaaagaaaaaaaaaacatgttaaacgCAGCAAAATTACTGAACACGTGACACTTAAAGAAGCTTCGGGTTGTCTCGGCCACACAGTGGACACGTAAGACGGACATAAAGCGCACCAAAATATAGCCGACTACACATGCTACAAGATGCTAGCTGGAACACGCTAATCTCTGTAATATCACTGGCTAGACAGTGGAGACAATGTAAGCAGCGGTATTGGAGACAATAGTGTAATATGCATAGAATATGAACTAGCGGATAAAATCTCTTCACTGTCGTAGACTAGACAAAGGCAACACAAATGGCCGTGTCCACCAAGAAATTAGACACAAGCTATAGCTACATATGTAGCATGCACAACATTTAAAGCAGTTTATAAGAGAGACGTGTGgtcaaagaaaataatgtaGATAAATACAGAGAACTGCGTGAAACTGGTCCCGAGTCATCTACTCCTGGGTAATATGATGTGATAATACCGATACTAACAACAGCAGGATGCCAGCCCGTACCTTCCCTCCTCATGCCGACTTTGAGGCATTTCTTGAGGCGACAGTACTGGCACTGGTTGCGGTGGTGCTGGTCTACGGGACAGTTCCTGTTGGCCCTGCAGGTGTAGGTCAGGTTCCTCCTCACGCTGCGTTTAAAGAAGCTCTTACATCCCTCGCATGTGAACTGTCCGTAGTGCTTCCCGCTGGATTTATCCCCGCACACGATGCACTCGATCTGCTGgctctgctgtttgtccatggacgaggaggaggaggaggaagaggtggtgttgctgttattgttggTCGCGGTGGTGGTGCTGGACGGATTGGGCGGCGGTACACCCtggggtgctgctgctgctgccgggGGTATTTCCAGAGAGGGCGCCGGGTTCATGTGTCCCGTCAGCTCCCCGGGCAGAGACAGTGGTGCGACCTGGGACACCGGGGAGGACAGGGTCCCAGGAGTGTCCCCGACGCCCTCGGTGTTTCTCCACGCCACCATGGCCATGTCGACTGTCCAAAACTTTGCGCGCCCAACTTTCCTGTTTTTAAGCGATAATTAACGCGCACGATTTGTCTGTGTGAATCACTAATACACACTCAAGGAAACTGCGACATtgtctgataaaataaaatacaagttaCGCCTTAAAATTCGGATATAGCTCATAAAATAACGGAAATATAATTATAACGCGCGGCTTCACAACATTAAGAATGGGCAGTCACCCAGAAGCAGCTTCGGCACGCTGCAAATCCAAAAAGAAAGCTTCATTCAGACCGAGATAACATCCACAAAGGGtaagataaagacagacaacactGAGCCAAAATCCACGGAGGAATGCAACGTGATCCccaaaaaaaatctacaatCTGAtcctttttgtcttgtgtgtccAGCTTTAAACACAACACCTTGCCAGCGGATCCTGCGCCAGAGATGGAGTCGCCGGACCAGGCTTTCCAGACGCTCCCTGCTCTCCCGATCAGAAGTTACATTAAAAAGAcaacggagagagagagagagcgggggAAAGAGAGGGTGATGGATGATGATTTTTATGATGCTTTGCTCCGGGACGGAGGAGGAGAGTGGTGCGTCCACACGTCACGGGCTGTGACTCGGTTACGTCAGTGTTGGGGGCGGAGTTTACGGGTAAGCTGGTCTGAGAGCAGCAGCGTGGGGATCCAGCTAGATTTCTGTTgatacacacactgctgagtgtAGTGTATAGAGTTTTTTACCTCCCCCTTCATGTGATCTTTTCCGGGTGTCATCTcgctctgtctttgtgtgcgtgcatgcatgtatgcatgcgTGCTCGCGCGCGCgcatgtgcgtgcgtgttgCACCTCTTACTTGACTTCAACGCTGATAGTGATTCTGTCAGACCATCGTCTCTCACTTCTAAACCCTTAAATGTAAGGAGAGGACATAGGCCTACTTTAGCTCACACTTCATTAGTCACACATCAGGAGCGCAACTGACAGCGGCAGCAGCCGATCGTAACTGCAGAAATGTGACGCCACCTAGTGTCACCACTAAATTACACAGAAAATCACTCATGACTGTAGGATGCAGTCGGCTTAACATGGCTTGAGGGCGTAAAGTGTCAGTTGACATATATAATATAGTTGACATATATGGACAGTATGTTTCCCTCACAGCTCTGTTGGTGTATTTCAACCCCAGCTGTAATTCTACTTGAGTAGACGGCCTTTGCTCAGTCCACACAGGTTAACAGGTGAGGAATAACAAACTTTACTGAATGAACTGTTTTTTAATTACAAGGTTGTAATCTGAGCATAGTCCCCTTTTTTGATTTGCATGTGAAAGATTGTTTGcaaaatgatgcaaaataaCTTTGATTTTTAGTAATTGAAGAAGTTGTTACTTTGACTTTAAATGATTTTTGTATTGATGCTATATTTcctagaaaagaaaaaaacagctatgatattgtgttgctgtttttcatccACTACTGTAGCCACCATGGTGTCATTTCTCATTGTTATAACCAAAGATATTTATAATCACCAacaatacataaatatttaaaaaatgtacagaaaaccAAAGGCTCTTCCATTCCTGTACTGTCACAGAAATAATATTCACTCACACTGTCCTGATTCAGCACACACattatgttttatcttttttaagatttcatatgcatatgtaaatatgtgttcTACTAGCTCTAATGTTCCTAATTGGTACAGCTAATATCTAATAAACTATATAAGAAAAATAGATGAAACTTAATGTATGTCACACTGCATGATCGTACATAGAAATGAATATCCAAAACATGTACAGTGTTGTCTTACTGTACCGGCCATGTTGCCAGAATTAAATGCTAGATCTCTATGTTTCTGTAAATGACAGatatcttttctgtctttcatgtgTATCACttcaacattttcagaatttttgaAATAGCATGTTAGCTGTATATGAGATGAATTTCTcatcaggaggtggaggggttGGCAGTAGGATGACTCCTTTGCATGATGGCTATATGAAGAGACAGATTGCCAGACTGACAGATTTAGTGACCACTGGAAATTTTTGTTGCACCAGCAGCCGATATTTTGAAGGTAATGTTGTGAGATTTTTCAGTCAAGTGGATTTTATCAATAAGAGAGTATGTTTGGGGGGGATCAAAACCAGgtattttaaggcaaaacatgatcttttcctaaacttaaCTCAATGTATTTTGTACCTTGGCCTAATCAGACCTTAAGCACAGATTTGTCACATACAAGTAGTACACTAAAGACATGTAAGATTTTCACATATCAAACAAAAAGTTTGATATCATGCCTGGTTTTCAGAAGTGTACCGTGCTAACACTAATTCTGGTGACTGGACTGCTTttagctacacacacacacacacacacacacacacaaaacaagatcTGCTCTGCCTGATAACAAAACACATGGCTGACGTTCAAGACCAATCAAAAGTGGAAGGTCAAGGCTAAAGTGTTTACTACGCTGCATTACTCCACAGTTCAATGCACTGAACTGTCCCCTCCACACCCTATTTAGTGACAAGTCCAGTTAACATTAATCACAGGTTTAGGAGTTTGAAGATGATAAATCCCCTCTCTTTTGGGTGATCTGATGCCCTATAAGACATATCGCATGTGGGACCTGAAAGGTAGCCAATTGGAGACAAAGTGAGGGAGAGTATGGACAGGAGcgacctgctgtgtgtgagcaagaCCACCTGCATGTGAGGCCGTTTACAGAACAGTGAGAGGCAGCGCTGACTTGCTGCTCAGAGGAGACCTGCAgcgttttcttgttttttttggggattttttttggtttcaagGTGCCGATGTAAACATACATGGTTGAATTACAGCTCCCTCCCAGCAAGCTCTTTACCCCTTACAACCACCATATGGTTATCTGTTTAATCCACCAAGTGTTTATTAATAGGACAGATACAGTAGAAGAACAAGTCTGCTCGAGGTGAGAAAGATGGGTCAGTGACAGGCTCTGTGTTCATCCACTGGAAACCTAGaggacgcacacacatacacacacatgtatatatatacacacacacacacaagggtcAAAAGTACCACAGAATAATGTAATTTTTCTGAAAATCTTGAGATTGCTAAAAAAGTGGCAGTATTTCAGTTAAAAGATACTCCAGAATTAAAGTTTTTTTAGAACAGTGCACATTATGGTCCTCTAGGAAAATGTAGTAGTATGTAGTATGTATGTAAGTGTAGT
The Scatophagus argus isolate fScaArg1 chromosome 1, fScaArg1.pri, whole genome shotgun sequence DNA segment above includes these coding regions:
- the LOC124066782 gene encoding COUP transcription factor 2-like, translated to MAMVAWRNTEGVGDTPGTLSSPVSQVAPLSLPGELTGHMNPAPSLEIPPAAAAAPQGVPPPNPSSTTTATNNNSNTTSSSSSSSSMDKQQSQQIECIVCGDKSSGKHYGQFTCEGCKSFFKRSVRRNLTYTCRANRNCPVDQHHRNQCQYCRLKKCLKVGMRREAVQRGRLPTQSYHGQFALTNGDPLQCHSYLSGYISLLLRAEPYPTSRFGSQCLQSNNIMGIENICELAARMLFSAVEWARNIPFFPDLQVTDQVALLRLTWSELFVLNAAQCSMPVHVAPLLAAAGLHASPMSADRVVAFMDHIRVFQEQVEKLKVLHVDSAEYSCIKAIVLFTTDACGLSDVAHVEGLQEKSQCALEEYVRSQYPNQPNRFGKLLLRLPSLRTVSSSVIEQLFFVRLVGKTPIETLIRDMLLSGSSFNWPYMPIQ